A window from Cryptomeria japonica chromosome 1, Sugi_1.0, whole genome shotgun sequence encodes these proteins:
- the LOC131041940 gene encoding probable GTP-binding protein OBGM, mitochondrial, which produces MWRRHKLFETLCSTKLRWKQRQQPWIAVTASVYSEARTKKGKLAPLQERKMIDRFKVWVKGGQGGGGCTSYMRSRQARHGTPDGGSGGKGGDVILESSAAVWDLSNLQHHLNAKKGGQGFSKNKVGSRGADKVVQVPVGTVVHLVSGMIPSTLQGASTQERFPWEIQSTDLESKEATNGEFQTNKRTRKEALEVSVNREDYDVSADSKNKGSNVELNPIRNVDRTINSNALDDELSSHENVDHSLNSNGSGDDEVTDIDEFSPHSQRNNYKNVPFDGDFEDEEGSEKEEIQYSVAEFVEPGQRLLVACGGIGGQGNLAMGRGSRYQKGKLVDEDDSSETLEDADIELERVTGKGRLRCEHEPGHPGSEAVLILELKSLADIGLVGFPNAGKSTLLGAISRAKPTVGHYAFTTLRPNIGKLEYEDFFKLTVADIPGLIRGAHEDRGLGHAFLRHIERTKALAYVVDLSASLADRKGPQPWDQLRDLVFELEQHQPGLSNRSSLIVANKIDENGAEEVLTELKQRVPSVPIFPVCAVLEEGVPELKIGLRELIEGPKIWKLELSQICVD; this is translated from the exons ATGTGGAGACGCCATAAATTATTTGAAACACTTTGTAGTACGAAACTCCGTTGGAAACAACGGCAGCAGCCATGGATTGCTGTTACAGCTTCTGTGTATTCAGAAGCCCGAACGAAGAAGGGAAAACTTGCTCCACTGCAG GAGCGAAAAATGATAGATAGGTTTAAAGTATGGGTTAAAGGAGGGCAAGGAGGGGGTGGATGCACCAGTTATATGAGGAGTCGCCAGGCTCGACATGGCACGCCAGATG GTGGAAGTGGAGGAAAAGGTGGTGATGTCATCCTTGAAAGCTCTGCAGCAGTTTGGGATTTAAGCAACCTTCAGCACCACCTC AATGCAAAGAAAGGGGGCCAGGGATTTTCCAAAAATAAAGTAGGTAGCAGAGGAGCAGACAAG GTTGTACAAGTGCCAGTAGGTACCGTGGTTCATTTAGTCAGTGGTATGATCCCTTCAACTTTACAAGGTGCTTCCACACAGGAAAGATTCCCATGGGAAATCCAAAGTACAGATCTTGAAAGCAAGGAGGCCACcaatggagaattccaaaccaacAAGAGGACTCGCAAGGAAGCACTGGAGGTATCTGTGAACAGGGAAGACTACGATGTTTCTGCAGATTCGAAAAACAAGGGAAGCAATGTGGAATTAAACCCTATCAGGAATGTGGACCGGACCATCAATTCAAATGCGTTAGATGATGAATTGAGCTCTCACGAGAATGTGGATCATTCCCTGAATTCAAATGGGTCAGGTGACGATGAAGTTACTGACATTGATGAGTTTTCTCCACATTCTCAAAGAAATAATTACAAGAATGTACCATTTGATGGGGACTTTGAAGATGAAGAGGGATCTGAAAAAGAGGAAATACAGTATTCAGTGGCAGAATTTGTGGAACCAGGTCAACGTCTTTTGGTTGCTTGTGGAGGCATTGGAGGGCAAGGAAATCTTGCTATGGGAAGAGGTTCAAGGTACCAGAAAGGGAAACTAGTAGATGAGGATGATTCTTCTGAGACTCTAGAAGATGCAGACATTGAATTAGAACGTGTAACTGGAAAAGGCCGATTGAGATGTGAACATGAGCCTGGCCATCCTGGTTCAGAGGCTGTTTTGATTTTAGAATTAAAATCTCTTGCAGACATAGGACTTGTTGGGTTTCCAAATGCAGGAAAGAGCACTCTTCTAGGGGCCATTTCTCGTGCTAAACCTACCGTGGGACATTATGCATTTACAACTTTAAGGCCTAACATAGGCAAGCTTGAGTATGAAGACTTTTTCAAGCTTACAGTTGCAGATATTCCGGGGCTTATAAGGGGAGCACATGAAGATCGAGGATTGGGCCATGCATTTTTGAGGCACATTGAGCGAACCAAGGCATTAGCATATGTAGTAGACTTGTCAGCATCTCTAGCTGATAGAAAGGGGCCCCAGCCTTGGGATCAATTAAGGGATCTGGTATTTGAACTTGAGCAGCACCAACCAGGGTTGTCTAATCGTTCTTCATTAATTGTGgcaaataaaatagatgaaaatggtGCTGAAGAGGTGTTAACAGAACTCAAGCAAAGAGTACCATCTGTGCCTATTTTTCCAGTGTGTGCTGTGTTGGAAGAGGGAGTGCCAGAGCTAAAAATTGGCCTACGAGAACTCATTGAGGGACCAAAAATATGGAAGCTTGAATTGAGCCAGATTTGTGTTGATTAG